The genomic DNA ATTGAGGGGTAGTTTGGGAACGTCTATTTTGGGTCCAAAGTCGAAACAGACAATCTGGGGGCATCCTGAGAAGGGTAAGGGCCACTGAGCTCAGGACAAGCAGAGCGAGCGTCTGTTATCTGTATGAGTCGGCTCTGTCCCTTCCGAAAGGACATCCCTACTGGACGCACCCTAAACAAAAGACGCCAGTCGTAGCTTTCGttgcgggggggggggggtgctcGCTGCCCGAAGCTCGATGCTAATGCCAGTCGTGCGGAGCAATAGGGAAAACTTTGATGGCATTTATGGGACATTCCAGAAGCAAGGGAAGGAAGACAATGCGAGACATAGACGCCCTTGTCGGTGTGTGTCTCGTTCGTGTTCCTCATGAGCCCTCTGGAACGACCGCAAGCTTCTTGGGAGGGCGGCTTTGCTTGGTGTCCACTCGGACCGGCTGTCTTTCCAGAGCCGGATGGAGAAAACATTGCCGcagctgtcgtcgtcgtgtgTTACAGCGCCCTCAAGGCTTCAAGGAGCATTGGCGCACAGTTCTTTGCTGGTTCGATGCTGTCGAGTCGTCGCACTACACATACTTTGTTGTCCTGTCTTCGCTTGAAGTCAAGGCTGGGGCCTTGGAAGGGTCCCGATTGAAGGGGCCGGGCGTCGACGGACCTGTCCACACGTTGGGTATGTGTCTGTCTACGTTGTAGGCCAAGCTGCGATTTCCCCTCTTTTCGAGCACCCGTGCTGCGGTGCGCTCGACTGGGGATTTGAGAGCAGACGAGGGAGAGCTGGCGAGAGCATCTCATCGTTGGGCCCGGGCCACCAGCGCTGTCTGGATTACTGGCTGTCAGGCCCAGACGTCCCGCCCCTCGGCACAGCTTCGATTCGGCATCAGAGACCCTGGGATTTTGGCACGCGCTGGTGCAACCGGCGAAGCGATGTTGAAGCCACTTTCTCCGCGGGCATGTTTGGGGGTGCCTGCCATCCCGCCATGGTACTGTGCAAGGTGTGGTCCGAGTGTGCGATTGACGTCGCGAGGGATGCCCACTTCCATCGCGTTGCGGGAATGTGGGTGGACGGGTGGTCTTTTTGCAGTGTCGGTCGCGTGGCAACTTCCATGGGTGGCGTGCTGGTGGCTTTTCGCGTTGGCGTTGCTGCCGCTTCCGGGTTCCTGGATTTGTTCATTGTGATTGTTCGGCTGGAATCGAGGGCGGATTTGCCATCGAGCTACTCTCGTCGGAAAGCTAGTACGTCGACGATGTCAAATCGCCAGTGACTCACTCAGTGCAGTCAAACCTCTGGTGGTTTGGTGGCTGGCAGTAGGTAGCGCGAAATTGAAAATAAGTGGTCGGGTACCTAGGCGAGAATACGTTGCGTGCTCGGCGGGAGAGCAACGGGGCGACTGCCATTGCCTTGATGTACTTCACGATGGCAAGAGCAGGCGGAAAGCACGTACACGCGATGGAAGTTCGATcggaggaagggggaagggacgGCCGTCATAAATACCAAAAAAATTCACCAGCAGGCCGCACCGCACTGCGTCCACGGCAGATCTGATCTACCTGGTCTATAATTAATCAGATGGCCAATCTTGCAgcacctgctgctgccaaaaagaagaaaagacgCCAGAGAGCTTACCCACGGCGGGTGTGATTGCGGTGTGTTTGCTTTACTCTTCGGATTCCCACTCATCATAATCAGGCCATGAGCATGCTGAAGTGGCCTGACTTCCCACTCGCGCCGCACTTCTTATTGGCTCCGCTCTGCTCCGATGCTGTCGGCACCTCCCCATCCAACCGTGACACCCCTTGTGTCCCTCGGATGCATTGGATAGCATTCGGGAGCCAGCCCCATGGCAGCCCCCCAACGGCAGGCACCCCTGTGCTCGCGTGTTCCTACGCCCGAAAAGAGTAGTGTGAAGTTCCGGGGTCTTTCACCAGGCCGGTCTGTCTCAGGGCCTGATAAAAAACACGTGCGCACCGAGTCGAATGAGATTGAACAATGTGAAAGCCGACCATCACAAATCACCAGGTCATGTCAGGCCGAGTGCGAATGGACGAAGACCTAGAAGTCCCTAGATTTACAAAATTACCCTATCACCCTTTCAGAATGTCTCCTCGCCTCGCAAGTGACGACCCATGGCCACTGTTTTTGCTCAGATATCTGTGCAGGATAACGCTGTCTTAGTCATGCCACCACTCACACAACTTCACTctcatcacacacacacacacacgcgcgtCCCAGCAATTGTAGATATCGCAACCAAGGGCCATGTGCTCACACCCCGCCGCAGCCCCAGGCGATCCCCTGGCAGAGCTTATCACCACCTACAACGAGCTTAACGGAGCCTTCATtgaggagctggccgaggagccAAGTCCCCTCGAGTTCATGCGCTACGTCGCCCGCAACACACCCTTCGTCGTCCGCGGCGCGGCGTCCTCATGGCAGTCGAATCAGACATGGGATAAGGAGTATCTGGTGCGCTTGTTCAAGGGCCAGGCCGTCAACGTCGCGGTGACGCCGTTTGGGTGAGTAGGGGAAAATACATTCCTCGTCTCACGCTTGGTTGTGTGTCTGTCTCATGACCGCTGACTTACACGACCCAAACAGCAACGCCGATGCCCCGACTGATCATGACGGGAAAATCGTCTTCGCAAAGCCTCAcgaagaagaccaagatTTTGAAGAGTTCATCAACTACGTGATCAACCAAGAAAAGAGCAAAGATGCAACCTCGGAAGTCCGATATGCCCAGACCCGTACGCCAATCTCTCTTTCGTCTTCGTTTTCACTCATTTGTATCTGCCCCTTCTTTGAATGGGCTATATCCTGTCCCCTTTCACCTATATCATTCAATCTTCAGCCTGCCTTGGGATAGTAGACGTTCACGAGATTGTGCATGTCGCCCCCTGATATGCAGCCCTGCTTCCGCCCTCGCTCAACGACCTCTTATCCCACCTCTCAACCCGCCTCTCAGAGACAAAAAAGAAACATCAACTCACATGCGGCCCCTCTCTCAGAGAACGACAACCTCCGCAATGAATACTTTCCCCTCTCGCACCAAGTCCCCCCGTCGGTCCCCTTCGCCCgcatcgccctcgaccgcgaCCCGGAGGCCGTGAACCTCTGGATTGGCACCTCTCGCTCTGTCACCGCCCTGCACAAGGACAACTACGAAAACATCTACGTCCAGATCCGCGGCTGCAAGCACTTCGTCCTCCTGCCGCCTTGCTGTCAACCCTGCGTCAACGAGAGGACCCTCATGCCTGCGACGTATGCCCGCCGGGACCTTGGCGGGCTGGCGTTGGAGCTCGATGAGGCAAGTAACGAGAACAAGGACAGACCCGAGGACGGGGCGCTGCACGGCGTCCCCTTTGCGACGTGGGACCCAGACCACCCAGACACCAACGCGACGCCCTACTCCCACCTCGCCGAGCCGGTCCGAGTCACCCTTGAGCCGGGTGACATGCTCTACCTTCCGGCCATGTGGTACCACAAAGTTTCGCAGTCCTGCCCAGAAGACGGAGAGGGCTTTGTTCTGGCCGTCAACTACTGGTAAGCTCCACTCGGTACACACACGCACATGCCTCTGTGCCATTCAAGATTAATGATCACGTCAGGTACGACATGGAATTCAGCGGCCCTCTGTACCCTCTGAGCTCTTTTGTCCGGAACATCGGCCTCCAAACAACATCGACGGTCCTTACAAAGTCGGGCAGATAGGATGACACAGGGCACGTCCAACCACTAGAATAATGGGTGTTTTCGCTGCTTAGTTGAGTTTCTCCTCATCATAGCATGTGCCTCTCCACCATATGTACAATTGTGCGCGGGATATACGCCCTGATTATCTTGGTAATGTGGTTGTTTTTGTTGCCCTGACCACTGTTCAAAAGatctctcttttcttcctcctctcacGAAGACTTGGGGTGTCCATGCGGAGCCCTTTGTCTTTGGCTCTCCTGGCCCTAGAGATGGGCCAGAATCCCCCTTCCACCCGACATGAACGCCAGAAAATCCACCCTGCATCTCTCGAAGTGACGAAGTGAATCATGATACACTTTTCCCACCCTTGCCCCACTCCCTCAAAAACTCATCtcctttcccttttccttgTCTTGGTTGTGATGCATATAGTATAAACGCAGATGACAGATCCAAGTGGGTATGCGTCGAAGTGAAGGAAAACAAGAGGCGGAAAAAAAGCCCCTAAAAAACTCGCCTCTACTAAGATACGGTAGAAGTTGAGTCCCAACTCCGGCAAAGCATTTGTCCCAGAAATTACAGAGGGCGCATGCAAACGAACTTTCCATCCACCAAAAAACACCTGAAAGCATCGATCGACCCGGGTCAGTTGAGGAACCCTTTACACGCCGCCGTACCGCACAGACAGGGAATGCGGTCCAGACTTCCGATTTCACGCTCGAATTTGTAGTCGTACGTCAACTCCTCATCTGCGATTGGTTAGCTCCATGTCATGCCGGAAAAGGTGTTTCAGGTAACATACGTTGACCAATGTCGCGGAGAGCGTAGATGACGATTCGCTTGCTTCCGTCGACCTTGATGATCTTAGCTGTGCAGTTGGGCATACAGCTATGGTTTATGAATCGAGCAATGCCTCCCTTCTTTGTGGCGTCGATAACTGTGTTGTCGTCGATACGGAACAAATAACTGCTGCCCATACCGCTTTTGAGGTAGCGCTTCTCGCGGATCTCCGAGATGGATTGTCTGACTTGCTCTCCGACGTATTCAATAATCATATCGTCCTTGTTGATATTTTCCTCCGTGTATAGGCCCCAATTGTGAATCGCAGATCTGGCAAACTTGACGggcttctttctcttcttgaGCTGGTTGAATTTGAAAGCGTCAGAATCGCCCGAtatcttcttctcgtcctggAGCGCCGACACGTGACGGCGGTTGTTGGCGCGGTTGGCTCTCGAGTTGCCCTTGGCGACAGCCTTTTCTGCCACAGTGAGCCGGCTGGCCTCGACTGCGGCATCTTTGCCGTCTTTCTGGTACTTGGCCTGACGTGCTTCCCTCGCCTTCTGGACTTTGATATGATGAGGCAAGTACTTGGACTTTTCGGCGTTGAGGATCTTCTTGACCCCCTCGGTCCGTGCAGCCCCGGTGGAATTGGGTACGTAGTAGCCATCAATGCCCACGGCCTGGTCAACGGACCCAGACGGGGAGTTAAGTTCCCGGACGCGATTACGCCGCCATAACCAGAGAAGTGGATCCCCGAGGTCTGTCCCAGCGAATCTCTTCCGAAGTCTAGCGATGTCAGGGCTGTCGCAAGCAGACAGCGAGAGTTCATGTAACGTAGAAATGCTGAGCTTGAAGTCGCCGGACAGATCAAGGGCGGGAGTAGGCGTGGTCGAGAACAGGGCCGGATCTGCCTTTGTCGGCTCGGGCTGGGGCTCTTCTCCCTTGGTTTCTACCGGTACCGGCTCGACCTCCTCTGGCAAAAGCTTGGTTGGGGCGGGTACATCTTCTTCCACTTCCGTTGGCATTGGGATGTGCTGCTTCTTGAGGGCCTCTCGTTCCTCGAAGATTTGCTTcttcgacttcttcttcgaTTTGAGTTTCTTGGCCGTACCCTTGGTGGTCGACAGCGGGGTCTCGGACCGTGTGCTTTGCGCATCGAGCAGATCGACGTCGGGGGTAGCCTCTTCTGAGATCTCGTGTACCAGTAACTCGGGTTCCACATTGTCCAGCGTAACCCCAAAAAGTTCTTCATCGGACTTCTTTTGGCGTTTGATTGCTGACTGGACCTCAAGATCGAgtttcctcttcttcgtcgaggTCAGATTGTCGCCAACGGCAAAGCTTGCCTCGGTCATGGAGTCTTCCTCTGCGGGGCCCCAAGAGGCAAAGTCATCCTTAACATCGTCATCTGTGCTCATGCGGCTGCGCGGCCTAGAATCGGGCTCCTCAGTATCTCTTGCCAAAGACTCTCTGATTGCCGCCTCATCGTCGGATTCAGCGTCACTGTCATAGCTCTTGAGGCGATGATGCAGCGATCGGAACGCATTGCGGCCTTGCGGCACCCGCTTGCGTGAGAAGGGATCCGTAAAGCCGTGGTTACGTGATGCTCCTAGGGCAGTGGCTTTGGCCTTACGAATACGTGGCAACGCCGATATCTCCAGGCGGCCTGTACGACGCTCAATGGGATCAGCGCCCGAGTTGGGCGTGCTGGCGCCGGGACTCTCATCGCCTGCATCAACGGTAAAGGACGGGACCGACCCAACAGGATCTTCCAGATGCAGCTGCCTTCGCTTTGTAACGTGGTTTGCCGGATCCAGGAAAGTGGTCAGAGTCGGTGCAGCAACTCTCGTACGAATGTGCTTAATCAGATGCTCCGCCAATTCCCGGGTGACGACTTCGCAGGCCTCGAGAACAGGGTCAAAGTTTTTAGCTCTCTgccgcttctcctcctcaatgtctgcctcttcttcacggcgacggcgatccTTGTCCTCTCGCAGTCGCAAATCGCTTCGGCGCTTCCGTTCGGGGCTCGGGGTCCGTCGTCGGGGAGGCGGGGCGGCAGATTCGGAGTCTCGGCTGGTTgtaggagggagggaaagcTGCATTACCATGTTGTAGGTGAACAGGTCGGTGTGATTAGCAGCCCTGTAACACTTCATGG from Colletotrichum higginsianum IMI 349063 chromosome 3, whole genome shotgun sequence includes the following:
- a CDS encoding Phospholipase A2, with product MCSHPAAAPGDPLAELITTYNELNGAFIEELAEEPSPLEFMRYVARNTPFVVRGAASSWQSNQTWDKEYLVRLFKGQAVNVAVTPFGNADAPTDHDGKIVFAKPHEEDQDFEEFINYVINQEKSKDATSEVRYAQTQNDNLRNEYFPLSHQVPPSVPFARIALDRDPEAVNLWIGTSRSVTALHKDNYENIYVQIRGCKHFVLLPPCCQPCVNERTLMPATYARRDLGGLALELDEASNENKDRPEDGALHGVPFATWDPDHPDTNATPYSHLAEPVRVTLEPGDMLYLPAMWYHKVSQSCPEDGEGFVLAVNYW
- a CDS encoding SET domain-containing protein, which translates into the protein MTRQSSASFAQFFPAAPRVAKDRAEREKAKAKTTQDTTGSLLAGPKSISTPLPNGTRGERTFGADGLLSDNSQQPPDGRESPIGDTLNTVGSASSYESTGSSVFSTTARQAVPNGTSHIPATSGTPLTSVESPSYTGNAGLPKTNMLQAHNIDRDEASASRNTPTSRLNSSLPEPYPPIERTLARDPTRSRKGLKCTYDPNNDRTLSKHDKKDAKPVYKEFGLEDDAPPPDPRLAKGGRLGYINTDFHLPKSRLRQSPYNLRPYPYDPKTSVGPGPPTQIVVTGFNPLITFSKVTAAFATFGDIAESSNKMHPETGSYLGFATFRYKDSHPSRSRPAPIKAIDAARRAVKSMHGQRIEANQIRVEYDPEGKKSRRMLEEALQRDRATQDASIVKAPPTGPRAIVTDKVPGPPPMAPKGPSSYRQAVVGVPAWVPSQPKMHVAVEEKVIAKQLANEPYIFVAHEHVPVMVTTIPHMKKRLKAFALEDIRIDRTGYYIMFPNSYHGRNEAMKCYRAANHTDLFTYNMVMQLSLPPTTSRDSESAAPPPRRRTPSPERKRRSDLRLREDKDRRRREEEADIEEEKRQRAKNFDPVLEACEVVTRELAEHLIKHIRTRVAAPTLTTFLDPANHVTKRRQLHLEDPVGSVPSFTVDAGDESPGASTPNSGADPIERRTGRLEISALPRIRKAKATALGASRNHGFTDPFSRKRVPQGRNAFRSLHHRLKSYDSDAESDDEAAIRESLARDTEEPDSRPRSRMSTDDDVKDDFASWGPAEEDSMTEASFAVGDNLTSTKKRKLDLEVQSAIKRQKKSDEELFGVTLDNVEPELLVHEISEEATPDVDLLDAQSTRSETPLSTTKGTAKKLKSKKKSKKQIFEEREALKKQHIPMPTEVEEDVPAPTKLLPEEVEPVPVETKGEEPQPEPTKADPALFSTTPTPALDLSGDFKLSISTLHELSLSACDSPDIARLRKRFAGTDLGDPLLWLWRRNRVRELNSPSGSVDQAVGIDGYYVPNSTGAARTEGVKKILNAEKSKYLPHHIKVQKAREARQAKYQKDGKDAAVEASRLTVAEKAVAKGNSRANRANNRRHVSALQDEKKISGDSDAFKFNQLKKRKKPVKFARSAIHNWGLYTEENINKDDMIIEYVGEQVRQSISEIREKRYLKSGMGSSYLFRIDDNTVIDATKKGGIARFINHSCMPNCTAKIIKVDGSKRIVIYALRDIGQHEELTYDYKFEREIGSLDRIPCLCGTAACKGFLN